The proteins below come from a single Zhouia spongiae genomic window:
- a CDS encoding proline dehydrogenase family protein, which translates to MNRIFDNTEVAFSLKSDSQLERAYFLFKMIANEPVVRIGTAVTNFAIKAHLPVEGLIRATVFDHFCGGVNEEDCLPIVEKMYEKGVSSVLDYSVEGKEEEEQFDACYNKVIKLLDFAAERKEMPFSVFKPTGFGRFKLYQKIGEKDVLSKAEEEEWARVLDRFEGVCKYAYELGVTVLIDAEESWMQDAADQVIEEMMAKYNKEKAIVFNTLQMYRWDRLDYLKKLHERAGKEGFKLGFKLVRGAYMEKENERAEEMGYPTPICASKQETDNNYDAGAKYIMDNLDTISVFAGTHNEESNYQIMKMMDEKAISKEEERVWFGQLYGMSDHITYNMAERGYNVAKYLPYGPVRDVMPYLIRRAEENTSVAGQTTRELSLLKQERKRRKV; encoded by the coding sequence ATGAATAGAATTTTTGACAACACTGAGGTTGCTTTTTCACTTAAGAGTGATTCGCAATTGGAGCGAGCATACTTTCTGTTTAAGATGATCGCTAATGAACCTGTAGTGAGAATAGGTACTGCTGTCACCAATTTTGCTATAAAGGCTCACTTGCCTGTTGAAGGATTAATCAGGGCTACGGTTTTTGACCACTTTTGTGGTGGTGTTAATGAGGAAGATTGTCTTCCCATTGTTGAAAAGATGTATGAAAAGGGAGTAAGTTCCGTATTGGATTATTCTGTTGAGGGAAAAGAAGAAGAAGAACAGTTTGACGCCTGTTATAACAAGGTTATCAAATTACTTGATTTTGCTGCAGAAAGAAAGGAAATGCCTTTTTCCGTTTTTAAACCTACCGGATTCGGACGGTTTAAGCTTTATCAGAAAATAGGAGAGAAGGATGTGCTTTCAAAGGCGGAGGAAGAAGAATGGGCCAGGGTCTTAGATCGTTTTGAGGGTGTTTGTAAATATGCCTATGAGCTGGGCGTTACAGTGCTTATCGACGCTGAAGAAAGCTGGATGCAGGACGCTGCCGATCAGGTCATAGAAGAGATGATGGCAAAATACAATAAGGAAAAAGCCATTGTTTTTAATACCTTACAGATGTACAGATGGGATCGACTCGATTATCTGAAAAAACTCCACGAGAGAGCCGGAAAGGAAGGGTTTAAACTTGGATTCAAACTGGTAAGAGGGGCTTATATGGAGAAAGAGAATGAAAGGGCAGAGGAAATGGGCTACCCGACACCGATCTGTGCTTCAAAGCAGGAGACTGACAATAATTATGATGCGGGAGCAAAGTATATTATGGATAACCTTGATACAATTTCTGTCTTTGCGGGAACCCATAATGAAGAAAGTAATTATCAGATCATGAAGATGATGGATGAGAAGGCTATATCGAAAGAAGAAGAAAGAGTTTGGTTTGGCCAGTTATACGGTATGAGTGATCATATTACATATAATATGGCTGAAAGGGGATATAATGTAGCCAAATATCTGCCTTACGGACCTGTTCGGGATGTTATGCCGTACCTGATCAGAAGAGCCGAAGAAAATACATCGGTTGCCGGACAGACAACCAGGGAGCTGAGTTTGCTGAAACAAGAGCGTAAAAGGAGAAAAGTGTAA
- the aroB gene encoding 3-dehydroquinate synthase has protein sequence MLQPITCNNYTIYFNNDVYTQLNQHLKAKSYSKIFVLVDEHTHEHCLPYFLSNTDTDQEIEIIEIEAGEEHKNIETCSGVWNVLSELGADRKSLIINVGGGVVTDLGGFVASTFMRGIDFINIPTTLLAMVDASVGGKTGVDLGSLKNQIGVINVPVFVFIDTQFLKTLPAEQIRSGFAEMLKHGLIYSEEYWNELLKFVDGNTNNLDELIHQSVIIKNNIVMEDPRESGLRKTLNYGHTLGHAIESYFLRETSKTTLLHGEAIAIGMILATYLSTELQNFPKEKLDRITALFIRKYGKIKFEKADYDKIIELLKFDKKNAFGDINFVLLEDIGKPKIDRKISNTLIINSFEYYKNH, from the coding sequence ATGCTTCAGCCTATAACTTGTAACAATTACACCATATACTTCAACAACGATGTTTACACGCAATTAAATCAGCATCTCAAAGCCAAATCGTATTCAAAAATCTTTGTGCTTGTAGATGAGCATACTCATGAACATTGTTTACCTTACTTCCTTTCTAATACCGATACGGATCAGGAAATAGAGATCATAGAGATTGAAGCCGGTGAAGAGCATAAAAACATCGAAACTTGCAGTGGGGTATGGAACGTACTCTCTGAGTTGGGGGCCGACAGAAAAAGTTTGATAATCAATGTCGGCGGTGGTGTCGTTACAGACCTGGGCGGATTTGTAGCCTCTACATTTATGAGAGGAATCGATTTTATAAACATCCCCACAACACTGCTTGCCATGGTTGATGCCTCTGTAGGTGGAAAAACCGGAGTTGATCTGGGTTCCTTAAAGAATCAGATCGGAGTTATCAATGTTCCGGTTTTTGTTTTTATCGATACTCAGTTTTTAAAGACACTTCCCGCAGAACAGATAAGAAGCGGTTTTGCCGAAATGCTTAAACATGGACTTATTTATAGTGAAGAGTACTGGAATGAACTTTTAAAGTTCGTGGATGGCAACACAAACAACTTAGATGAGCTTATACATCAATCTGTGATCATCAAAAATAACATTGTAATGGAGGATCCAAGAGAAAGCGGTTTACGCAAAACCCTTAATTACGGTCACACCCTCGGACATGCTATTGAATCGTATTTCCTCCGGGAAACATCCAAAACCACGTTATTGCACGGTGAAGCCATCGCCATTGGGATGATCCTCGCTACCTACCTGTCAACCGAATTGCAAAATTTCCCGAAAGAAAAACTGGATCGGATCACTGCACTTTTTATTAGAAAATATGGTAAGATTAAATTTGAGAAGGCCGATTATGACAAGATCATTGAACTTCTGAAATTTGATAAGAAAAATGCTTTTGGAGATATTAATTTTGTATTGCTTGAGGATATCGGGAAACCGAAAATCGATCGAAAAATAAGCAACACCCTGATTATCAATTCTTTTGAATATTATAAAAATCATTAA
- a CDS encoding arginine decarboxylase, whose amino-acid sequence MKTKYIDLIDQTYYFPQEEFTLNDNSLQFHGIDLMKLVEEYGTPLKFTYLPQISNNIQKAKRWFSNAIEKHNYNGQYHYCYCTKSSHFEHVLTEALKNDIHIETSSAFDIDIVNKLISQGKLSKENYVICNGFKRDKYIQNIAKLINSSHKKCIPIIDNYEELGLLTEVIDEKFNIGIRIASEEEPKFEFYTSRLGIGYKNIVPFYNREIKDNKQVTLKMLHFFINTGIRDTAYYWNELLKCLKVYIQLKKVCPTLDSLNIGGGFPIKNSLAFNYDYQYMIDEIINQIKLACEEADVSVPNIFTEFGSFTVGESGGAVYQVLYQKQQNDREKWNMINSSFITTLPDSWAISKRFIQLAVNRWNDEYERVLLGGLTCDSDDYYNSEQHVNAIYLPKFNKNKPLYIGFFNTGAYQETIGGFGGLQHCLIPQPKHVLISKNENGDIQTKLFSEQQTAEDFLKILGYHE is encoded by the coding sequence ATGAAAACAAAATACATAGATTTAATAGACCAGACTTATTATTTTCCACAGGAGGAATTTACTTTAAATGATAATTCTTTGCAGTTTCATGGAATAGACCTTATGAAACTCGTTGAGGAATATGGAACACCTTTAAAATTCACATATCTGCCTCAAATTTCCAATAACATACAAAAAGCCAAACGCTGGTTTTCAAACGCCATCGAAAAACACAACTACAATGGTCAGTACCATTATTGTTATTGTACCAAAAGTTCTCATTTTGAGCATGTATTGACCGAAGCGTTAAAAAATGATATTCATATTGAAACATCATCTGCGTTTGATATCGATATTGTAAATAAGCTTATTTCTCAGGGTAAATTATCAAAAGAAAATTATGTTATCTGTAATGGGTTCAAAAGAGATAAATACATCCAGAACATCGCCAAACTCATTAACAGCAGTCACAAGAAATGTATTCCGATTATCGACAATTATGAAGAATTGGGATTACTGACTGAAGTCATTGACGAAAAGTTCAATATCGGGATCCGCATAGCCTCTGAAGAAGAACCGAAATTTGAATTTTATACCAGCAGACTGGGAATAGGTTACAAAAACATTGTCCCGTTCTATAACCGTGAAATTAAAGATAACAAGCAGGTTACCTTAAAAATGCTTCACTTCTTTATAAACACCGGTATCAGGGACACTGCTTACTACTGGAACGAACTCTTAAAATGCTTAAAGGTTTACATTCAGCTAAAAAAAGTATGCCCTACACTGGATAGCCTTAATATTGGCGGCGGTTTTCCCATTAAAAACTCATTGGCGTTCAACTATGATTATCAATATATGATTGATGAAATCATAAACCAAATTAAATTAGCTTGTGAAGAAGCCGATGTTTCAGTCCCTAACATCTTTACCGAATTCGGAAGTTTCACCGTTGGAGAAAGCGGCGGGGCTGTCTACCAGGTGTTGTATCAGAAACAACAGAACGATCGTGAAAAATGGAATATGATCAATTCATCGTTTATCACAACCCTGCCTGACAGCTGGGCTATCAGCAAGCGTTTTATACAATTGGCCGTAAACAGGTGGAATGACGAGTACGAACGTGTCCTTTTAGGAGGGTTGACGTGCGACAGCGATGATTATTATAACAGCGAACAACACGTAAATGCAATCTATTTACCAAAATTCAATAAAAACAAACCTCTGTACATAGGTTTCTTTAATACCGGTGCTTACCAGGAAACCATTGGAGGTTTCGGTGGTTTACAACACTGTTTGATCCCACAACCAAAGCATGTTTTAATTAGTAAAAATGAGAATGGAGACATTCAGACCAAATTATTTTCTGAACAACAGACAGCTGAAGACTTTCTTAAAATTTTAGGTTATCATGAGTAA
- the speB gene encoding agmatinase, with protein sequence MSKKTYAGIPEKYSRIDDAKVVLIPVPYDGTSTWQKGADKGPEAFLHASENMELFDIETRTEPYKKGIYLAPAVTENNSPEKMVETVYKTTKNYIKQDKFVTVFGGEHSISIGTIKAFRECFDNLSVVQIDAHADLRPEYEGSKCNHACAVYEASKTTNLIQVGIRSMDVEELDHMDENQTYFAHDMVSDDDWMSDSIHQMTENVFITIDLDAFDPSILPSTGTPEPGGLLWYETLEYLKKIFKKKNVVGFDIVELCPNPDEKSSDFLAAKLYYKMLAYKFKYGNNQKTDDDEDE encoded by the coding sequence ATGAGTAAAAAAACGTATGCAGGAATTCCTGAAAAATACAGCAGGATCGACGACGCCAAAGTGGTGTTAATCCCGGTACCTTACGACGGAACCAGTACCTGGCAAAAGGGGGCAGATAAAGGGCCGGAAGCCTTTTTACACGCCTCCGAGAACATGGAACTGTTTGATATAGAAACCCGGACTGAACCTTATAAAAAAGGAATCTACCTGGCTCCGGCCGTAACAGAGAACAATTCTCCGGAAAAAATGGTTGAAACAGTTTATAAAACCACAAAGAACTATATCAAACAAGATAAATTTGTAACTGTTTTTGGAGGTGAACATTCTATTTCCATAGGAACTATAAAAGCTTTCAGAGAGTGTTTTGACAACCTCTCAGTTGTACAAATTGATGCTCATGCCGACCTTCGTCCTGAATACGAAGGCAGTAAATGTAACCATGCTTGTGCTGTGTATGAGGCAAGTAAAACAACAAACCTCATTCAGGTGGGCATCAGAAGTATGGATGTCGAAGAATTAGATCATATGGATGAAAATCAAACCTATTTTGCTCATGATATGGTTTCTGACGATGACTGGATGAGCGACTCTATTCATCAAATGACAGAAAATGTTTTTATCACTATCGACCTTGATGCCTTCGATCCTTCTATTCTTCCATCAACAGGAACTCCTGAACCCGGAGGCTTACTCTGGTATGAAACATTAGAGTATTTAAAGAAGATCTTTAAAAAGAAAAACGTAGTGGGCTTCGATATTGTAGAACTTTGCCCAAATCCGGATGAAAAATCATCAGATTTTCTTGCGGCCAAGTTGTACTACAAAATGCTTGCTTACAAATTCAAATACGGTAACAATCAAAAAACAGACGATGATGAAGACGAATAA
- a CDS encoding deoxyhypusine synthase family protein: protein MKTNKGPISDFIQKYYLHFNAATVVDAAKAYEEQLDNGAKMMVTLAGAMSTAELGKIFAEMIRRDKVQIISCTGANLEEDIMNLVAHSHYERVPNYRDLTPKEEWDLLERGLNRVTDTCIPEEEAFRRLQKHIFRIWKDAEEKGERYFPHEFMYKLLLSGVLEEYYEIDIKDSWMFAAAEKNLPIIVPGWEDSTMGNIFASYVIKGELKASTMKSGIEYMTFLADWYAKNSENGIGFFQIGGGIAGDFPICVVPMLYQDLEMEDVPFWSYFCQISDSTTSYGSYSGAVPNEKITWGKLDIDTPKFIIESDATIVAPLIFAYLLDM from the coding sequence ATGAAGACGAATAAAGGGCCTATATCAGATTTTATTCAAAAATACTACCTGCATTTTAATGCTGCAACGGTAGTAGATGCCGCAAAAGCATATGAAGAACAATTAGACAATGGTGCTAAAATGATGGTCACATTAGCTGGTGCCATGAGCACCGCCGAACTCGGAAAGATATTTGCAGAAATGATACGCCGGGATAAAGTGCAGATTATTTCCTGTACCGGAGCCAATCTGGAAGAGGATATCATGAATCTGGTTGCACATTCCCATTACGAACGTGTACCAAACTATAGAGACCTTACTCCAAAAGAAGAATGGGATTTGTTAGAAAGAGGGTTAAACCGGGTTACTGACACCTGCATCCCCGAAGAAGAGGCTTTCAGGCGTTTGCAAAAACACATCTTCAGGATATGGAAAGATGCTGAAGAAAAAGGAGAACGTTATTTTCCGCATGAATTCATGTATAAATTACTTTTAAGTGGCGTTTTAGAAGAGTATTATGAAATCGACATTAAAGACTCATGGATGTTTGCCGCTGCAGAAAAGAATCTTCCGATCATTGTTCCCGGTTGGGAAGACAGTACTATGGGTAACATTTTTGCTTCGTACGTCATTAAGGGAGAACTAAAGGCAAGTACCATGAAAAGTGGTATAGAATACATGACCTTTTTGGCCGATTGGTATGCTAAAAATTCGGAAAACGGAATCGGTTTCTTCCAGATCGGTGGTGGTATTGCAGGCGACTTCCCTATCTGCGTAGTTCCTATGCTGTATCAGGACCTTGAGATGGAAGACGTTCCTTTCTGGAGTTATTTTTGTCAGATTTCAGATTCAACAACAAGTTACGGTTCGTATTCAGGTGCAGTTCCTAATGAAAAAATCACCTGGGGTAAGTTAGATATCGATACCCCAAAATTCATCATTGAATCGGATGCAACCATAGTAGCCCCACTGATTTTTGCCTATCTGTTGGACATGTAA
- a CDS encoding DinB family protein has translation MKATDLKEGEYDIFYANYIKVLGDATLFKSLKNSVHDFAEMIKGLPEGKLLHAYAPGKWTIAEVILHVMDAERIFQYRLLRIARNDQTNLPGFDENEYVPVSMANVRTKESLLNELYAVRQSSTELIRGLDEEMLNRTGFVMNKPVTSRAIAFIICGHMLHHLKIVRERYLK, from the coding sequence ATGAAAGCTACCGATTTAAAAGAAGGTGAATATGATATCTTTTATGCAAATTATATTAAAGTTCTGGGAGATGCTACGTTGTTTAAATCTCTTAAAAACAGTGTCCATGATTTTGCTGAAATGATTAAAGGTCTTCCGGAAGGGAAGCTGTTACATGCTTATGCACCCGGAAAATGGACCATCGCAGAAGTCATACTTCATGTCATGGATGCTGAGCGTATATTTCAGTACAGGTTATTGAGAATTGCCAGAAACGATCAAACGAATTTGCCGGGGTTTGATGAGAATGAATATGTTCCGGTATCGATGGCAAATGTCAGAACCAAAGAAAGCTTGCTGAATGAACTGTATGCTGTCAGGCAAAGTTCAACGGAGCTGATCCGGGGGTTAGATGAGGAAATGTTAAACCGGACCGGGTTTGTGATGAATAAGCCGGTAACAAGCCGGGCGATAGCATTTATTATATGCGGGCACATGCTGCACCATCTAAAGATTGTCAGGGAAAGGTATTTAAAGTAA
- a CDS encoding metalloprotease has translation MIKAKKLMLKLSNILCLISFIAFHPVFGQNSQKIFATLNSQKKEINIQQEIIFHNSSNDTLNAIYLNDWNNSFANKNTPLARRFAENFNKSLHFAKDKDRGQTRILGITDTNFKNLKWQRTESDDLIKLQLNHPVYPGKHYKFTLTYVIKLPNSKFTDYGFTTEGNFNLRYWYITPSVYHKQWKLYSNKDLDDLYTLNTDCEVEFTYPSAFKIITDLDLVKTSSSDGSTTVVLHGENQSDIKLFLQKETTHFSLFTNSHLTLITDIDSKNLNDITKASSVDRIVNFVTERLGPYPNEKILVTDIEYKKNPLYGLNQLPSFIRPFKDEFQFELKLLKTLLNNYLENTIKLNPREEKWILDGIQTYLMMQYVNEFYPKMKLIGNLSDTWLLRTYHLSEMEFNEQYPFLYMLMVRKNLNQPLSTQSDSLIRFNNKIANKYKAGVGLTYLKNYLGSDHVDSIIKEFYNNYRTTIVTQENFEKLLKENAPKNVDWFFTDFVDTEKYIDFKIKKVKKKQDSITLTIKNQTGTKVPITLFGISKNDSVVSKQWLNDIRNERRLTIPDSGIDKLVLNYDKVIPEFNQRNNWKSTGGFLSSNKRLKLQFFKDTENPYYKQVFFVPVATYNLYDGFTPGMRLYNKTFLNQPFIYDIRPSYALKEKALVGGGSLLYRKYIQNSNMYVVNYAIGGSSYHYAPDLRYSTITPVVSFGFRPDDLRSNERESLMFRFVNVIRDQDPSIETNPDYSVFNARYNYSNIGAVKHLTWFIDGQVANNFSKVSVNVDYRKLFQNNLQLNLRFFAGKFIYNDTTSDYFSFALDRPTDYLFDYNYLGRSEDTGLFSQQLIIAEGGFKSKLDNPYANNWMMTTNASINIWRWIEAYGDIGLVKNRGISTQFVYDSGIRLNLVPDYFELYLPVYSNNGWEIADQRYDQKIRFIVTLSPRTLIGLFTRKWF, from the coding sequence ATGATAAAAGCAAAAAAGTTAATGTTGAAACTTTCCAATATTTTATGCCTGATATCGTTTATTGCATTTCATCCTGTCTTCGGTCAAAACAGCCAGAAAATATTTGCTACCCTCAATTCTCAAAAAAAAGAGATTAATATTCAGCAGGAAATTATATTCCACAACAGCTCTAACGATACTTTGAATGCTATCTATTTAAATGATTGGAATAATTCATTTGCGAACAAAAACACTCCTTTAGCCAGGAGGTTTGCAGAAAACTTTAATAAGAGTTTGCATTTTGCCAAGGATAAAGATCGCGGACAAACCCGTATACTCGGCATTACCGATACAAATTTCAAAAATTTAAAATGGCAAAGAACCGAATCTGATGACCTCATAAAACTTCAGCTAAATCATCCGGTATACCCCGGTAAACACTACAAGTTTACATTGACTTATGTAATAAAGCTTCCTAACAGTAAATTTACTGACTATGGTTTTACCACCGAGGGGAATTTTAACTTAAGATACTGGTACATCACTCCCAGTGTCTATCACAAACAATGGAAACTATACAGTAATAAAGACCTCGATGACCTTTATACCCTCAATACAGATTGCGAGGTTGAGTTTACCTACCCGTCGGCATTTAAAATTATCACCGATTTAGACCTGGTAAAGACAAGTAGTTCAGACGGAAGCACCACTGTAGTTTTACACGGAGAGAACCAATCCGATATAAAACTCTTTCTTCAAAAAGAGACTACTCATTTTTCTCTTTTCACAAACAGTCATTTAACGCTGATTACAGATATAGATTCCAAAAATTTAAATGATATCACCAAGGCTTCGTCTGTAGACCGGATTGTTAATTTTGTAACCGAAAGACTCGGCCCCTACCCCAATGAAAAAATACTGGTAACGGATATTGAATACAAAAAGAATCCTTTATACGGACTCAACCAGCTTCCCTCGTTTATAAGACCTTTTAAAGATGAATTTCAGTTTGAACTAAAGCTTTTAAAAACACTCCTGAATAATTATCTTGAAAACACCATAAAGCTTAATCCCAGAGAAGAAAAGTGGATTTTAGACGGCATCCAAACTTATTTGATGATGCAGTATGTGAACGAGTTCTATCCAAAGATGAAACTTATAGGAAACCTTTCCGACACATGGCTACTCAGAACTTATCACTTGTCTGAAATGGAGTTTAACGAACAGTATCCATTTCTATACATGCTGATGGTTCGTAAAAACCTGAACCAGCCACTTTCTACTCAAAGCGATTCCCTTATTCGGTTTAATAACAAAATTGCTAATAAGTATAAGGCAGGTGTAGGCCTCACCTACCTCAAGAACTATCTCGGATCAGATCATGTTGATAGCATAATTAAGGAGTTTTATAATAATTACAGAACCACTATCGTAACGCAGGAAAATTTCGAGAAGCTTTTAAAAGAAAATGCTCCGAAGAATGTCGATTGGTTTTTTACCGATTTTGTAGACACAGAAAAGTATATTGATTTTAAGATCAAAAAAGTTAAGAAAAAACAAGATTCCATTACACTTACAATTAAAAATCAGACAGGGACCAAAGTACCTATTACCCTGTTTGGTATCAGTAAAAACGATTCTGTTGTTTCTAAACAATGGCTTAATGACATCCGGAATGAAAGAAGGTTGACAATTCCCGATTCAGGAATTGACAAGCTTGTTTTAAATTATGATAAAGTCATCCCCGAATTTAACCAGCGTAATAACTGGAAGTCAACCGGGGGATTCCTTTCCAGTAATAAAAGGTTAAAACTGCAATTTTTCAAAGACACTGAAAATCCATACTACAAACAAGTCTTCTTTGTTCCTGTTGCCACATACAATCTATATGACGGATTTACGCCAGGCATGCGCCTTTACAATAAAACCTTTTTAAATCAACCGTTTATTTATGATATCCGACCATCATATGCTCTTAAAGAAAAGGCTTTGGTCGGAGGCGGATCTTTACTATATAGAAAATATATTCAGAACAGTAATATGTACGTGGTGAATTATGCCATTGGAGGTTCATCTTATCACTATGCTCCCGATTTAAGATATAGTACCATAACTCCTGTGGTAAGTTTTGGTTTCAGACCGGACGACCTCAGGTCTAACGAACGTGAATCGCTCATGTTTCGATTCGTGAATGTAATAAGGGATCAGGATCCGTCGATAGAAACAAATCCGGATTACAGCGTTTTTAACGCCAGGTATAATTACAGCAACATCGGTGCCGTTAAACATCTTACCTGGTTCATTGACGGTCAGGTAGCAAATAATTTTTCAAAAGTTTCGGTAAATGTTGACTACAGGAAGCTATTCCAGAACAACTTACAATTAAACCTTCGCTTCTTTGCCGGAAAATTTATATACAACGACACTACATCCGATTACTTTAGTTTTGCTTTGGACAGGCCTACCGATTACCTTTTCGACTACAATTACCTTGGCAGATCAGAAGATACAGGTCTGTTTAGCCAACAGTTAATAATTGCAGAAGGCGGATTTAAATCCAAACTGGATAATCCGTATGCCAATAACTGGATGATGACTACAAACGCAAGTATTAATATCTGGCGTTGGATCGAAGCCTATGGCGATATCGGATTGGTTAAAAACAGAGGGATATCCACACAATTCGTATATGATTCCGGTATCCGGTTAAACCTTGTTCCGGATTATTTCGAACTGTATTTGCCTGTGTACTCGAATAATGGCTGGGAGATCGCCGACCAGAGATATGATCAAAAAATCCGATTCATAGTAACCTTAAGTCCAAGAACATTAATCGGCCTCTTTACAAGAAAATGGTTCTAA